The following proteins come from a genomic window of Edaphobacter sp. 4G125:
- a CDS encoding DUF5666 domain-containing protein has translation MRTRWMGYILAAAIAVSGAEKIRAQEGSGAPAFARGPMVRGTVTAVTADHFSIKTDEGNTYEIAVTPNTRLMKDRQPVKMTDVKVGDGVGAMGELDASKKTLHALFVAVMDAEQVKKMREGLGKIYITGKVTAIDDVKLTIMRPDHVSQTIEVDETTSFRKAGRRRGGMASPDGGANPTEASGNNEIVTLADVKVGDMIAGQGSVKHGSFVPTNLTILPQGAEGAMGMRMRTGEGTPQSSAVPAPASSKQ, from the coding sequence ATGAGAACGAGATGGATGGGGTATATTTTAGCGGCTGCGATTGCCGTTTCTGGAGCGGAAAAGATAAGGGCGCAGGAAGGGAGCGGCGCGCCTGCCTTTGCGCGTGGCCCCATGGTTCGGGGAACGGTAACCGCCGTTACGGCTGATCACTTTTCGATCAAAACAGACGAGGGAAATACCTATGAGATTGCAGTTACTCCAAATACCCGCCTGATGAAAGATCGCCAACCCGTAAAGATGACCGATGTCAAAGTGGGTGACGGCGTTGGAGCCATGGGCGAACTAGACGCTTCCAAAAAGACGCTACATGCCCTGTTTGTTGCAGTCATGGATGCCGAGCAAGTCAAGAAAATGCGCGAGGGATTAGGCAAGATCTACATCACCGGCAAGGTAACGGCAATCGATGATGTGAAACTCACAATCATGAGGCCTGATCACGTAAGCCAGACGATTGAAGTTGATGAAACGACTTCGTTCCGCAAAGCCGGACGACGCCGCGGTGGAATGGCTTCCCCCGACGGCGGCGCAAATCCAACTGAAGCCTCTGGCAACAACGAGATCGTAACGCTTGCAGATGTAAAAGTGGGAGACATGATCGCGGGTCAGGGATCGGTCAAACATGGAAGTTTCGTACCCACAAACCTGACAATTTTGCCTCAGGGAGCAGAGGGTGCAATGGGTATGCGGATGCGCACTGGTGAGGGCACTCCCCAAAGTAGTGCAGTGCCAGCGCCTGCCTCTTCGAAGCAATGA
- the egtD gene encoding L-histidine N(alpha)-methyltransferase: MLPAATDPLSLSTSLCTLSPIDAVAAEARSGLLSAPKTLSPWLFYDENGSRLFEQITELPEYYLTRTERGIFHAYADEMIALASEPTGSDPAPILTLIELGAGTATKTGILLRAAVRRQKTVVYQPVDVSETALAEATENIRGQIPGVTVRCQVADYTTQPLPLNRLPNTRTLALYIGSSIGNFSPEQARDVLWNLRSQLLPGDKLLLGTDLVPGNFKSIADLIAAYDDASGVTAAFNRNVLARLNRELGANFHSETFEHQARWNASESRIEMHLVSSRAQQIHIPANSSGPSFTLGFARGESIHTENSYKFTPERTQRLLQSAGFALDRTWKDEQQLFAVNLATAI; this comes from the coding sequence ATGCTGCCCGCGGCTACTGATCCGCTCTCTCTCAGCACTTCTCTTTGTACCCTGTCCCCCATCGATGCTGTCGCTGCTGAGGCGCGTTCCGGCCTCTTGAGCGCTCCAAAGACACTCTCTCCCTGGCTCTTCTACGACGAAAACGGTTCCCGTCTCTTCGAACAGATTACCGAACTGCCCGAGTACTACCTAACCCGTACCGAACGAGGTATCTTCCACGCATATGCGGACGAGATGATTGCATTGGCATCGGAGCCTACGGGGAGCGATCCCGCTCCCATCTTGACCCTTATCGAGTTGGGTGCTGGTACTGCAACCAAGACTGGGATTCTTCTTCGGGCCGCCGTCCGACGACAGAAGACGGTAGTTTATCAACCGGTCGATGTTTCAGAGACAGCGCTTGCAGAGGCCACAGAGAATATCCGTGGCCAGATCCCTGGCGTTACAGTGCGATGTCAGGTCGCCGATTACACAACTCAGCCGCTTCCTCTGAACCGCTTGCCAAACACTCGTACGCTCGCCCTTTATATTGGTTCGAGCATCGGCAACTTCTCTCCTGAACAGGCACGCGATGTTCTCTGGAATCTCCGTTCCCAGCTATTGCCCGGAGACAAGCTTTTGCTCGGTACAGATCTTGTCCCAGGAAACTTCAAGAGCATTGCGGACCTTATTGCCGCCTATGATGACGCTTCAGGAGTAACCGCTGCCTTCAACCGCAATGTTCTCGCTCGCCTCAATCGCGAGCTGGGTGCTAACTTTCATTCCGAAACTTTTGAGCATCAGGCGCGCTGGAACGCCTCTGAATCCCGTATCGAAATGCACCTCGTATCAAGTCGTGCGCAACAGATCCACATCCCTGCCAACTCTTCTGGCCCCTCGTTCACGCTGGGGTTTGCACGAGGAGAAAGCATTCACACGGAGAACAGCTACAAGTTCACTCCAGAACGCACTCAACGCCTGTTGCAGTCCGCAGGCTTCGCGCTGGATCGTACATGGAAAGATGAGCAGCAGCTCTTCGCAGTTAACCTGGCGACTGCCATTTGA
- a CDS encoding TonB-dependent receptor encodes MKRTFRAATLCMLVLGIPLVYAQNESTVQAPAQLPTPSPVSGGTIRGTVKTGAFPLPGVSITAINTLTGKKYATTTDITGSFAMAIPKNGRYVVKAELAAFAGETKEVLVNTAEQNGGKADQTADFTMQLASRVEQQQEQQQRQQGAAATALANAVGRGMQSLSVNQGASDLSDASAGTGNTGVQLPTLSGLGGDAASADSVAVSGQMGQTNGLANLSEDDIRQRVEDAMARARQQGGTNADMANAVAGMLGGIMVMGGGPGGGGYGGGPGGGGFMIRGGGGGRGGRGFNPTQPHGALFYQGGNGALDATNFSLTGAPVVKPAYSSNQFGLSFAGSPFIPGLIKPSTKQFVFLNITGKKNTTPQNLYATVPSAAERSGDFSLLATPIYDPLTGQQFQCNGVLNVICANRITSQANSLLKFYPAPNITATGAQGYNYQTITSAGQNGLSINSRYVRNFGQNAGFGNFGRRQQANAPKGLRQNINVGFNYSHSASDAPNVFLPLSGKTASDGYNISAGYTIGYGRFTNNATITWNRSHATTLNSFTNGTVSPAADSGILIGNAAVAANPFYFGVPSLTFSGLGGINQTAPSDSISQTISFSDFVSWMHKKHNFRFGGDIRRVHSDSLTAPGNLQSGASPLGAFTFTGYATQSTQKTGGYGFADFLLGLPQQAAIQAGLEKSYLRANVFDLYATDDWRVLPSLTLNYGIRYEYFSPYVEKDNRLVNLDHNANFTLITPVTPDEVGPYSGGFPRSLVNPDRTMFSPRFGFAYRPKGTFFKEMVIRGGYGINYNTTQYSTFARQLAFQPPFSVTQTNIANQQGCSTLALANAFNCSTATVQNNYSVNLNYRLGRVQIWDLDIQRTLPMGIVLNVGYNGAQGGNLDIVRAPNRTATEILNPTAQPFNYEDSLGFSRFNALRVNARKRMQKGISLQATYQYGHSIDNASSIGGSTAVPAQNDLDLNAEEGNSSFDIRQKLTGNWVFELPFGPNRAFFSQGGFWSKALDGFSASGDFTFATGTYYTPHYTATIDATATGTNNSLRPNRDFSQPIAGSGTILNWFNKTAFTTPSPTIVFGTASRGSIEGPGTVAVDGSLSKTVSLGEMRSFEARITANNVFNTVQYSGIDTTLNSRTFGQVTSTANMRQFTFTARYRF; translated from the coding sequence GTGAAGAGAACGTTTCGAGCAGCGACGTTGTGTATGCTCGTTCTAGGGATTCCCCTGGTTTACGCGCAGAACGAGAGCACTGTGCAGGCTCCGGCCCAGCTTCCTACACCATCACCCGTATCCGGTGGCACCATTCGGGGAACGGTAAAGACCGGCGCTTTCCCGTTGCCTGGAGTCTCCATCACCGCAATCAATACGCTAACCGGGAAAAAGTATGCGACGACGACCGATATCACCGGCTCGTTCGCCATGGCGATTCCGAAGAATGGTCGCTATGTTGTTAAGGCAGAGCTTGCCGCTTTCGCTGGCGAGACCAAGGAAGTCCTGGTCAACACCGCTGAACAGAATGGCGGCAAGGCAGACCAGACGGCCGACTTTACGATGCAGCTGGCCTCAAGGGTAGAGCAGCAGCAGGAACAGCAGCAGCGCCAGCAAGGCGCGGCAGCAACTGCGCTGGCGAACGCGGTCGGTCGAGGTATGCAATCGCTGAGCGTAAACCAGGGTGCATCCGATCTCTCCGATGCGAGCGCGGGTACTGGGAATACGGGCGTCCAGCTGCCTACGCTGTCTGGACTGGGGGGCGATGCGGCATCGGCCGATTCTGTGGCTGTAAGCGGGCAGATGGGACAAACTAATGGACTCGCCAACCTGAGCGAGGATGATATCCGGCAGCGCGTGGAAGATGCGATGGCGCGCGCGCGACAGCAAGGTGGCACAAACGCGGATATGGCGAATGCGGTCGCTGGCATGTTGGGCGGCATCATGGTTATGGGTGGAGGGCCAGGCGGAGGTGGGTATGGTGGAGGACCTGGCGGAGGCGGATTCATGATACGCGGTGGGGGAGGAGGACGAGGTGGCCGAGGATTCAACCCTACACAACCGCATGGCGCACTCTTTTACCAGGGAGGAAATGGAGCGCTGGATGCCACCAACTTCTCTCTCACAGGAGCGCCAGTCGTTAAGCCTGCATACAGCAGCAACCAGTTTGGGTTGAGTTTTGCTGGATCGCCATTTATTCCCGGGTTAATCAAACCAAGCACAAAACAATTTGTCTTCCTGAATATCACGGGGAAGAAGAATACGACTCCGCAAAATTTATATGCAACAGTTCCATCCGCGGCTGAACGCAGCGGAGACTTCTCACTGCTCGCTACACCGATCTATGACCCTCTGACCGGACAGCAGTTCCAATGCAATGGCGTATTGAATGTAATCTGTGCGAATCGCATCACATCGCAAGCCAATTCATTATTGAAGTTCTATCCTGCTCCCAATATCACAGCTACTGGAGCACAGGGATACAACTACCAGACAATCACTTCCGCAGGACAGAATGGCTTGAGTATCAACAGCCGCTACGTTCGGAACTTTGGTCAGAATGCTGGGTTCGGTAACTTTGGACGGCGTCAGCAGGCCAATGCGCCGAAGGGTCTTCGCCAGAACATCAATGTCGGATTCAACTACAGCCACTCGGCCTCCGATGCTCCGAACGTCTTTCTACCACTGAGCGGAAAGACGGCATCAGATGGATACAACATCTCCGCGGGATACACCATTGGCTACGGCCGGTTCACAAATAATGCAACGATCACATGGAACCGTTCTCACGCCACGACATTGAATTCTTTTACGAACGGCACCGTCAGCCCAGCGGCAGATTCCGGCATCCTGATTGGCAACGCAGCGGTTGCGGCGAATCCCTTTTACTTTGGCGTGCCTTCACTCACATTCTCGGGACTGGGCGGAATCAATCAGACCGCCCCCAGCGACTCGATCAGTCAGACCATCTCGTTCAGTGATTTCGTAAGCTGGATGCACAAAAAACATAACTTTCGCTTCGGTGGCGATATCCGTCGTGTGCATTCCGATAGCCTGACGGCTCCAGGCAACCTGCAGAGTGGAGCAAGTCCTCTCGGTGCCTTCACCTTCACCGGCTATGCGACTCAGTCTACCCAAAAGACCGGCGGTTACGGCTTTGCCGACTTCCTGCTTGGACTGCCACAACAAGCTGCCATCCAAGCCGGGCTGGAGAAGAGTTATCTACGCGCCAATGTATTCGATCTGTACGCAACGGACGACTGGAGGGTTCTGCCAAGCCTGACATTGAACTATGGGATACGGTATGAATACTTCTCACCCTATGTCGAAAAGGATAACCGGCTCGTTAATCTTGATCACAATGCAAACTTTACCCTGATCACGCCAGTAACACCTGATGAGGTGGGGCCGTATAGCGGCGGATTCCCGCGCTCGTTGGTTAATCCTGATCGCACCATGTTCTCTCCGCGTTTTGGTTTTGCTTATCGTCCAAAAGGAACGTTCTTCAAAGAGATGGTAATTCGTGGCGGTTATGGAATTAACTACAACACGACGCAATACAGTACCTTTGCACGGCAACTTGCGTTTCAACCACCGTTCTCCGTTACGCAGACAAATATTGCGAACCAACAGGGCTGCAGCACGCTCGCGTTGGCCAATGCCTTCAACTGCTCCACTGCGACAGTGCAGAACAACTATAGCGTTAATCTGAACTACCGATTGGGGCGCGTGCAGATTTGGGATCTCGATATCCAACGAACGCTGCCGATGGGAATTGTCTTGAATGTTGGGTATAACGGCGCTCAGGGCGGCAATCTCGATATCGTTCGCGCCCCAAACCGCACGGCCACCGAGATTCTCAATCCCACTGCGCAACCGTTCAACTATGAGGACTCTCTTGGCTTCTCCCGCTTCAATGCGCTAAGGGTCAATGCACGCAAGCGGATGCAAAAGGGGATCTCTCTGCAGGCCACGTATCAATATGGACACTCGATCGACAATGCCTCGTCCATTGGGGGTTCTACTGCAGTCCCAGCACAGAATGATCTCGACCTGAACGCAGAGGAAGGCAATAGCTCTTTCGACATTCGCCAGAAGCTGACGGGAAACTGGGTCTTTGAACTTCCCTTTGGGCCAAACCGTGCCTTCTTCTCTCAAGGTGGCTTCTGGTCGAAGGCGCTGGACGGCTTCTCCGCCTCGGGAGACTTTACTTTCGCTACCGGCACCTATTACACACCGCACTATACGGCTACGATCGATGCAACAGCCACTGGAACGAATAACTCTCTACGACCAAACCGGGACTTTTCGCAACCCATTGCAGGCTCGGGGACGATTCTGAACTGGTTCAACAAGACCGCCTTTACTACACCTTCTCCGACAATCGTCTTTGGCACAGCATCCCGTGGATCGATCGAAGGCCCTGGTACGGTGGCTGTAGATGGATCGCTCTCGAAGACAGTCTCGCTGGGAGAGATGCGTTCCTTTGAAGCGCGCATCACGGCGAATAACGTCTTCAATACAGTGCAGTACTCGGGAATTGATACAACTTTGAACTCGCGAACTTTCGGACAGGTGACCTCAACGGCCAATATGCGGCAGTTTACCTTCACTGCCCGGTACAGGTTCTAG
- a CDS encoding ThuA domain-containing protein, translating into MRRVLQLAALAALSITAFAQSPKFRVLAFYSDTVEHDHVEFAHQAIRFYEGAAKHDGFEFTPTNDWNDLNQKKLADYQIVLWLDDFPHTPQQRAAFEQYMENGGGWLGFHIAAYNDKNTQWPWFVRFLGGGVFYGNNWPPLPATLTVDHPEHPVTRHLPANFLSPANEWYIWKPSPRENKDVKVLLTLASSNYPLGMKDILRGGDLPVMWTNTRYRMLYMNMGHGDKIFTSDIQNRMMEDAIVWIGQTKNAIRNASLEK; encoded by the coding sequence ATGAGACGAGTTTTACAGCTTGCTGCGCTAGCAGCATTGAGCATCACAGCATTCGCACAGTCGCCAAAATTTCGCGTACTCGCCTTTTACTCCGATACGGTCGAGCACGATCATGTTGAATTCGCCCACCAGGCGATCCGGTTCTACGAGGGCGCTGCGAAACATGATGGATTTGAATTCACCCCAACGAACGATTGGAATGATTTAAATCAAAAGAAGCTGGCCGACTATCAGATCGTTTTGTGGCTGGATGATTTCCCCCATACTCCGCAACAGCGAGCAGCGTTTGAGCAATATATGGAAAACGGAGGCGGATGGCTGGGCTTCCATATTGCCGCCTATAACGACAAGAACACGCAATGGCCGTGGTTCGTTCGCTTTCTTGGAGGGGGCGTCTTTTACGGGAATAACTGGCCGCCGTTGCCGGCAACCCTCACAGTCGATCACCCTGAACATCCGGTAACGCGACATCTGCCTGCCAATTTTCTATCTCCCGCGAACGAGTGGTACATCTGGAAGCCATCTCCACGTGAGAACAAGGACGTAAAGGTGCTGCTAACTTTGGCATCTTCCAACTATCCGTTGGGGATGAAGGATATTCTTCGTGGCGGCGATCTTCCAGTGATGTGGACGAACACGCGTTATCGCATGCTTTATATGAATATGGGTCATGGCGACAAAATCTTCACCAGCGATATTCAGAATCGAATGATGGAAGATGCGATTGTGTGGATTGGACAGACGAAGAACGCTATCCGAAACGCATCGCTGGAGAAATAG
- a CDS encoding VIT1/CCC1 transporter family protein, producing the protein MSEPVRPNTPVSSRQTPSLENGQVHEEKHFESGAMVRDIVIGLSDGLTVPFALAAGLSGAVASSRIVVLAGLAEIVAGSIAMGLGGYLAARGDAEHYASEKEREQREVIEMTHDEEEEIYEIFEQYSVPRANAAPVLEALRQNPAAWVEFMMRFELGLDEPPPGRAYRSALTIAFSYIAGGLIPLMPYMLIAENSLALQFSVVITLVALAIFGALKGRIVGTGWLRSAIQTVLIGGCAAAAAYLLARLLNQYA; encoded by the coding sequence ATGTCTGAACCGGTTCGCCCAAATACTCCTGTTTCTTCTCGTCAAACTCCCTCTCTTGAAAACGGGCAGGTTCACGAAGAAAAGCACTTCGAGTCTGGTGCAATGGTGCGCGATATTGTGATCGGCCTCTCAGACGGCCTCACTGTGCCCTTTGCTCTTGCTGCAGGGCTTTCAGGTGCGGTGGCTTCTTCGAGAATTGTTGTTTTAGCTGGTCTGGCCGAGATCGTTGCCGGATCAATCGCAATGGGTCTTGGCGGATATCTGGCTGCTCGCGGAGATGCCGAGCACTATGCCTCTGAGAAGGAGAGAGAACAGCGTGAGGTTATTGAGATGACTCACGACGAGGAAGAGGAAATCTACGAGATCTTTGAGCAATACTCCGTTCCTCGTGCCAATGCTGCTCCTGTACTGGAAGCCCTTAGGCAAAATCCGGCAGCATGGGTCGAGTTTATGATGCGTTTTGAACTTGGGCTTGACGAACCTCCGCCTGGCCGTGCCTACCGTTCCGCTCTCACGATTGCCTTCTCCTACATCGCAGGTGGGCTCATTCCGCTCATGCCTTATATGCTTATCGCTGAAAATAGCCTGGCACTGCAATTTTCTGTTGTGATTACGCTGGTAGCTCTGGCTATCTTTGGCGCACTGAAGGGGAGAATCGTCGGAACAGGCTGGCTTCGCAGTGCAATCCAAACCGTATTGATTGGAGGATGCGCGGCGGCGGCAGCCTATCTGTTGGCCCGCTTGCTGAATCAGTACGCGTAA
- the egtB gene encoding ergothioneine biosynthesis protein EgtB: MPASIENAALALLARFKAVRSATLALCRPLSPEDMMVQSCPEASPVKWHLAHTSWFFETFVLSEFLAGYTPFHPDFRWLFNSYYNSLGEMPEKKLRSSFSRPPVDLILAYRTHVDTAIERLLQCPAEDEAARRIGLGIEHEQQHQELIATDIKHALFTNPLHPAYINPVEPIPAAAIAPPLDWVEFAPGLTEIGFTPDPSTTDAFAFDNEAPRHPVYIAPFRLATRPVTCAEYLAFIDQNGYQRPELWLSEGWTTIRSEGWQAPLYWQRDSETKSGWSIYTLHGLIPLEDLSETPVCHLSFFEADAYARWVGHRLPTEFEWEYAASQLQALTNNSPSQPQLPIAPLSTPSNAQSAYANLLETGHLHPTVASHLPGLQQIFGDTWEWTASPYTGYPGYASLPGALGEYNGKFMSSQMVLRGGSCVTPATHIRATYRNFFAPATRWQFSGVRLARDLAK, from the coding sequence ATGCCTGCTTCTATCGAAAATGCCGCCCTCGCACTTCTTGCCCGCTTTAAAGCGGTTCGAAGCGCGACGCTTGCTCTCTGTCGACCGCTCTCGCCGGAAGACATGATGGTGCAGTCCTGTCCGGAAGCGAGTCCTGTGAAGTGGCATCTTGCCCACACCAGTTGGTTTTTTGAAACCTTTGTCCTCTCGGAGTTTCTTGCCGGTTATACCCCCTTTCATCCGGACTTCCGCTGGCTCTTCAACAGCTACTACAATTCACTCGGAGAGATGCCTGAAAAGAAGTTGCGCTCCTCTTTTTCCCGGCCACCTGTGGATCTCATTCTCGCTTACCGTACGCATGTGGATACAGCAATTGAACGCCTGCTGCAATGTCCAGCAGAGGACGAAGCCGCGCGTCGTATCGGGCTGGGGATCGAGCACGAACAACAGCACCAGGAGTTAATTGCAACCGACATCAAGCACGCTCTCTTCACCAATCCTCTTCATCCTGCGTATATCAATCCTGTCGAACCAATACCTGCTGCCGCCATTGCTCCTCCACTCGACTGGGTCGAGTTCGCGCCAGGTCTTACAGAGATAGGCTTCACGCCTGATCCTTCAACAACAGACGCTTTTGCCTTTGACAATGAGGCGCCGCGCCATCCTGTCTACATTGCTCCTTTCCGTCTTGCGACTCGCCCTGTAACCTGCGCGGAATATCTCGCCTTTATCGATCAGAACGGCTATCAGAGGCCTGAGCTTTGGCTTTCCGAGGGATGGACGACCATTCGCTCTGAAGGATGGCAGGCGCCTCTCTACTGGCAGCGCGATTCCGAGACGAAGTCCGGCTGGTCGATCTATACACTTCACGGGCTCATTCCTCTCGAAGACCTCTCTGAGACTCCTGTCTGTCACCTCAGCTTCTTTGAGGCTGACGCTTATGCACGTTGGGTGGGTCATCGCCTTCCCACGGAGTTCGAGTGGGAGTATGCAGCGTCGCAACTTCAAGCGCTGACAAACAACTCCCCATCGCAACCACAACTCCCGATCGCTCCTCTTTCCACTCCATCGAATGCGCAATCGGCTTATGCCAATCTGCTCGAAACCGGACACCTTCATCCCACGGTGGCCAGTCATCTTCCTGGATTGCAGCAGATCTTCGGAGATACATGGGAGTGGACGGCCAGTCCCTACACGGGCTACCCCGGCTACGCTTCTCTCCCTGGCGCGCTCGGCGAATATAACGGAAAGTTCATGAGCTCGCAGATGGTCCTTCGTGGTGGTTCCTGCGTTACGCCGGCAACTCACATCCGTGCGACCTACCGCAACTTCTTCGCGCCTGCTACGCGTTGGCAGTTCTCTGGAGTCAGACTGGCGCGAGACCTCGCGAAGTAG
- the moaC gene encoding cyclic pyranopterin monophosphate synthase MoaC → MTKLSHYDDQGQAHMVDVSAKPATKREAKARAFVELSPEALAALPKNPKGNPLEVARFAGIQAAKQTSTLIPMCHPLALSFIDVETHILEGGVSVGATAATVAGTGVEMEAMVAASVAALTIYDMTKALDKGIRIREIELVSKSGGKSGEWRRP, encoded by the coding sequence TTGACGAAGTTATCGCACTATGACGATCAGGGGCAGGCCCACATGGTCGATGTGAGCGCGAAGCCTGCAACGAAGCGCGAGGCGAAGGCCAGGGCATTTGTCGAACTCTCGCCAGAGGCGCTTGCTGCACTGCCAAAGAACCCGAAGGGAAATCCGCTGGAAGTCGCGCGATTTGCTGGAATCCAGGCAGCTAAACAGACTTCAACTTTGATTCCGATGTGCCATCCGCTGGCGCTGAGTTTTATTGATGTGGAGACTCATATCCTCGAGGGAGGAGTTTCTGTGGGGGCCACCGCCGCAACAGTTGCAGGAACGGGCGTCGAGATGGAGGCGATGGTGGCAGCCTCTGTTGCAGCGCTTACGATCTACGACATGACCAAAGCGCTCGACAAAGGAATCCGTATCCGTGAGATAGAACTGGTAAGCAAGAGTGGCGGAAAGAGCGGAGAGTGGCGCCGCCCCTGA
- a CDS encoding YncE family protein: protein MRAGLFFLNFVFSVVFLPALHAQAPPQTALINRDAAMYNEDNQKLYLVDQIHNQIVAISSSDSSQVIPVGSAPIALALNPTTGMLYVVNSGSRNVSVIDTHKDAVVATVPTAARPYAIAVDVSSNRVYVSNTFSNMLTVVDGKTNAAKNLPTGSADVILVGDRQHVYLFGYESDTVTELNPDTGVMTKLSAGAMHLWGAVLDKQTLYISHVQGKSLATIDLATHSIQNFTTGNMPCAIVQSKKTGHLYVANYADGTVSVFGENRKLATIPVSPHPQALTLDEEVGLLYVASPQQNSITAIDTRTNHVRKTYSGLEHPYAVGVNLSNHHAYSINLAENSWTALQPAEAY, encoded by the coding sequence ATGCGCGCCGGACTTTTCTTTCTCAATTTTGTATTTTCCGTTGTATTTCTACCGGCCTTACACGCCCAAGCCCCTCCACAAACGGCGCTCATCAACCGCGATGCAGCGATGTATAACGAAGACAACCAGAAGCTCTATCTTGTGGACCAGATCCATAATCAAATCGTCGCAATCTCTTCCAGCGATTCGTCGCAAGTAATTCCTGTCGGCTCTGCCCCTATTGCACTTGCTCTCAATCCCACGACCGGCATGCTTTACGTCGTCAACTCCGGAAGCCGCAATGTTTCTGTCATTGATACCCACAAAGATGCCGTTGTCGCTACCGTTCCTACAGCGGCGCGACCGTATGCCATTGCTGTCGATGTGTCCTCCAATAGGGTTTACGTCTCCAATACCTTTAGCAACATGCTGACCGTCGTGGATGGAAAGACAAATGCCGCGAAAAATCTGCCCACAGGTTCAGCGGACGTCATCCTTGTGGGGGATCGTCAGCATGTTTATCTCTTCGGATACGAAAGCGATACGGTTACAGAACTCAATCCCGATACAGGCGTCATGACAAAGCTCTCGGCCGGCGCCATGCATCTCTGGGGAGCGGTACTCGATAAGCAGACTCTCTATATCTCGCACGTTCAAGGTAAGAGCCTGGCTACAATCGACCTTGCCACGCATTCCATTCAGAACTTCACCACCGGAAACATGCCCTGTGCGATCGTACAAAGCAAAAAGACAGGGCATCTCTATGTAGCAAACTATGCAGATGGAACCGTTTCGGTCTTTGGCGAAAATCGCAAGCTCGCCACCATCCCAGTCTCTCCTCACCCACAAGCACTCACTTTGGACGAAGAAGTTGGCCTCCTCTACGTGGCTAGTCCGCAACAGAACTCCATCACGGCCATCGATACCCGAACCAACCATGTTCGCAAGACCTATTCCGGCCTCGAACACCCGTATGCGGTCGGGGTAAATCTCTCAAACCATCATGCATATTCCATCAATCTGGCGGAAAATTCATGGACAGCCCTTCAGCCGGCAGAGGCCTACTGA